A genomic stretch from Sphingomonas faeni includes:
- a CDS encoding zinc-dependent alcohol dehydrogenase — MRALAWHGKHDVRVDTVDDPEIVNQRDCIIKVTATAICGSDLHLYDGYIPTMQAGDILGHEFMGEVVEVGAKSTLKKGQKVVVPFTIACGSCYHCGKHQYSACDNGLPADNQDIAQEIYGQPMSGLFGYSHMTGGYAGGQAEYVRVPFSDVGPIVIPDGVDDEKVLFLSDILPTGWMAAENAQIEPGDTVAVWGCGPVGLFAVQSAFLMGAERVIAIDHFPHRLELAKKFGAETINYEESAVYEALMVMTGGIGPDAVIDSVGLEAHGFFVDNVIDQIKASTFLGTDRTHSIRQAIIACRKGGRVSMPAVYGGFVDKFPLGAFMEKGLTLKTGQTHVQHYMPALLNAIMEGKIDTTFLISHRMDLEDAPKGYDMFKNNQNEVTKVVLKPGFN; from the coding sequence ATGCGCGCTCTGGCATGGCACGGTAAGCACGACGTCCGCGTCGATACCGTCGACGATCCCGAAATCGTCAATCAACGCGACTGCATCATCAAGGTCACTGCGACCGCGATCTGCGGATCCGACCTGCATTTGTACGACGGCTATATCCCGACGATGCAGGCCGGCGACATCCTGGGCCACGAGTTCATGGGCGAAGTCGTCGAGGTCGGTGCGAAGTCGACGTTGAAGAAGGGCCAGAAGGTCGTTGTCCCGTTCACGATCGCGTGCGGCAGTTGTTACCATTGCGGCAAGCATCAGTACTCGGCGTGCGACAACGGCCTGCCCGCCGACAATCAGGACATCGCGCAGGAAATCTATGGACAGCCGATGTCCGGCCTGTTCGGCTACAGCCACATGACTGGCGGCTATGCGGGCGGCCAAGCGGAATATGTCCGCGTGCCGTTCAGCGACGTTGGTCCGATCGTCATTCCCGACGGCGTCGACGACGAGAAGGTGCTGTTCCTGTCGGACATCCTGCCGACCGGCTGGATGGCGGCAGAGAATGCGCAGATCGAGCCGGGTGATACCGTCGCGGTCTGGGGCTGCGGTCCGGTTGGGCTGTTCGCGGTGCAATCGGCGTTCCTGATGGGTGCTGAACGCGTCATTGCGATCGACCATTTCCCGCACCGATTGGAGCTCGCCAAGAAATTCGGCGCCGAGACGATCAACTATGAGGAAAGCGCCGTCTACGAGGCGCTGATGGTCATGACTGGCGGGATCGGTCCCGATGCGGTGATCGACAGCGTCGGCCTGGAGGCGCACGGCTTCTTTGTCGACAACGTAATCGACCAGATCAAGGCGTCGACCTTCCTCGGCACCGATCGGACGCATTCCATCCGTCAGGCGATCATCGCGTGTCGCAAGGGCGGGCGGGTGTCGATGCCTGCGGTGTACGGCGGGTTCGTCGACAAGTTCCCGCTCGGCGCCTTCATGGAGAAGGGTCTGACGCTCAAGACCGGTCAAACTCACGTCCAGCATTACATGCCCGCGCTGCTCAACGCGATCATGGAAGGCAAGATCGACACGACCTTCCTGATCTCGCACCGCATGGATCTGGAGGACGCGCCCAAGGGCTACGACATGTTCAAGAACAACCAGAACGAAGTGACGAAGGTCGTGCTGAAGCCCGGCTTCAACTGA
- a CDS encoding PAS domain-containing protein, with the protein MTTPGSSRTISLPSDLGSYIDELTDGGHGDVAAIVRTALEQMRDRDSASSAPPEILVGGGECGLLVRQRDWSATSLGPIDSWPPELRVTLANILHSPVAKVVMWGPEHIMLYNDSYRAVAGDRHPAALGSPVATAFPEVWDWNRAVLEAGLRGETVAYRDQPILFQRPDGPETLTLDLFYTPVYCAGGPTGSIVGGVLCTMVDNSGRVEAEHRLAASEAELRRVTDAVPMLIAYVDRDHVYRLANAQYDEWLGVSPEAMIGKPVREVLGEAVYQDRRPSFERALAGESFIAQTVFPHRDGRPRRAEFRYVPHTVTDGSVAGIYVLGIDVEERAEREAALGISNGRFRTAMDAVHGVLWTNSPDGRMVGEQPGWAALTGQSIDEYQNFGWADAIHPDDVASTIKAWTAAVLGKSMFVFEHRVRRHCGAWRTFAVRSLPIFDSAGDIVEWVGVHTDITHQRAAEAALREQAEALARQVRHRERAEDQLRQLNETLEARVIAEIGERREAEAKLAQSQKMETVGKLTGGVAHDFNNLLQVVSGNLQLLGKNLAGNERAERWVANAMAGVTRGSKLASQLLAFGRRQALEPKVVNVTRFVRGMDDMLRRAIGEGVEIETVVGGGLWNTFIDPAQIENALLNLAINARDAMDGQGKLTIELGNAHLDDAYARSHDEVEAGQYVLLAVSDTGSGMSPDIIEKVFEPFFSTKGEGKGSGLGLSMVYGFVKQSGGHVKIYSEVGEGTTIKLYLPRAMESEDFEVVADAGPICGGTETVLVVEDDDEVRATVVELLTDLGYSVLKAVDAASALNVVESGVPIDILFTDVVMPGTLKSPELARKAKERLPNLAVLFTSGYTENSIVHGGKLDAGVDLLSKPYAREALARKFREVLTNRQRNDAPAAKIARDARIEAERRLDASARRTVLLVEDDEMIRANTAEMLQGSGFVVVDAASAEDAMTALQTVPIDALVTDINLPGVSGPDFARTARALRPGVGIVFASGDIGSVQGDMDAIMLEKPYGLDALAAAVLASLGETALAEPLAADRVDSPE; encoded by the coding sequence ATGACAACCCCTGGCTCGTCGCGCACCATTTCCCTGCCGTCCGATCTCGGCAGCTACATCGACGAATTGACCGACGGAGGGCATGGCGACGTCGCCGCCATCGTCCGCACCGCGCTCGAACAGATGCGTGACCGTGACTCCGCATCGTCCGCGCCACCGGAAATCCTGGTCGGCGGTGGCGAATGCGGCTTGCTCGTCCGCCAGCGCGACTGGAGCGCGACGTCGCTCGGCCCGATCGACTCCTGGCCCCCGGAACTCCGCGTTACGCTTGCCAATATTCTCCACTCACCCGTAGCCAAGGTCGTGATGTGGGGCCCGGAGCACATCATGCTCTACAACGACAGCTACCGCGCCGTCGCCGGTGATCGCCATCCCGCGGCACTCGGCAGCCCGGTCGCGACCGCGTTCCCCGAAGTCTGGGACTGGAACCGCGCCGTTCTCGAAGCCGGCCTGCGCGGCGAGACCGTGGCCTACCGCGACCAGCCGATCCTGTTCCAGCGTCCCGATGGCCCGGAAACGCTGACGCTCGACCTGTTCTACACGCCCGTCTACTGCGCCGGCGGCCCTACCGGCAGCATCGTCGGGGGCGTCCTCTGCACGATGGTCGACAATAGCGGTCGCGTCGAAGCCGAACACCGCCTCGCCGCGAGCGAAGCCGAACTGCGCCGCGTCACCGACGCCGTGCCGATGCTCATCGCGTACGTCGATCGCGACCACGTCTATCGTCTCGCCAACGCGCAATATGACGAATGGCTCGGCGTCTCGCCCGAGGCGATGATCGGCAAGCCCGTCCGCGAGGTGCTAGGCGAGGCGGTCTACCAGGATCGCCGCCCCTCGTTCGAGCGCGCGCTGGCTGGCGAGAGCTTCATCGCGCAGACCGTGTTCCCGCACCGCGACGGCCGCCCGCGCCGCGCGGAGTTCCGCTACGTGCCGCATACCGTTACGGACGGCTCGGTCGCCGGCATCTACGTGCTCGGCATCGACGTCGAGGAGCGTGCCGAACGCGAGGCGGCACTCGGCATCAGCAACGGCCGGTTCCGCACCGCGATGGATGCGGTCCACGGCGTCCTCTGGACCAACAGCCCCGACGGCCGGATGGTCGGCGAACAGCCCGGCTGGGCTGCGTTGACCGGCCAGTCGATCGACGAATACCAGAATTTCGGCTGGGCCGACGCGATCCATCCCGACGATGTCGCATCGACGATCAAGGCCTGGACCGCCGCTGTCCTGGGCAAGTCGATGTTCGTCTTCGAACACCGCGTCCGTCGGCATTGCGGCGCATGGCGCACCTTCGCCGTACGCAGCCTGCCGATCTTCGACTCCGCCGGCGACATCGTCGAATGGGTTGGTGTCCATACCGACATCACGCACCAGCGCGCTGCGGAAGCCGCGCTCCGCGAGCAGGCCGAGGCGCTCGCCCGTCAGGTCCGCCACCGCGAGCGCGCCGAGGATCAGCTCCGCCAGCTCAACGAAACGCTGGAGGCACGCGTCATCGCCGAGATCGGCGAACGCCGCGAGGCCGAGGCCAAGCTCGCCCAGTCGCAGAAGATGGAAACCGTCGGAAAGCTCACCGGCGGCGTCGCGCACGACTTCAACAACTTGCTCCAGGTCGTCTCGGGCAATCTCCAGCTGCTCGGCAAGAACCTCGCCGGCAACGAGCGTGCCGAGCGCTGGGTCGCCAACGCGATGGCCGGCGTCACGCGCGGGTCGAAGCTCGCCTCGCAGCTGCTCGCGTTCGGGCGGCGCCAGGCGCTCGAGCCGAAGGTCGTCAACGTCACGCGGTTCGTGCGCGGGATGGACGACATGCTGCGCCGCGCGATCGGCGAAGGCGTGGAGATCGAGACCGTCGTCGGCGGCGGCCTCTGGAACACCTTCATCGACCCTGCCCAGATCGAGAACGCCCTCCTGAACCTCGCGATAAACGCCCGCGACGCCATGGACGGCCAAGGTAAGTTGACGATCGAACTAGGCAATGCGCATCTCGACGACGCCTATGCGCGCAGTCACGACGAAGTTGAGGCGGGGCAATATGTCCTTCTCGCAGTGTCCGATACCGGCAGCGGCATGAGCCCCGACATCATCGAGAAGGTGTTCGAACCGTTCTTCTCGACCAAGGGCGAGGGCAAGGGATCAGGCTTGGGCCTGTCGATGGTCTACGGCTTCGTCAAACAGTCCGGTGGCCATGTGAAGATCTATTCCGAGGTTGGCGAAGGCACCACGATCAAGCTCTACCTCCCACGCGCGATGGAGAGCGAGGATTTCGAGGTCGTTGCCGATGCCGGTCCGATTTGCGGCGGCACGGAAACGGTATTGGTGGTCGAGGACGATGACGAGGTCCGTGCGACGGTCGTCGAGTTGCTGACCGACCTCGGCTACAGCGTGCTCAAGGCGGTCGATGCGGCCAGCGCACTGAACGTGGTCGAGAGCGGCGTACCGATCGACATCCTGTTCACCGACGTGGTGATGCCCGGAACGCTGAAAAGCCCTGAGCTTGCGCGGAAAGCCAAGGAGCGGTTGCCGAACCTCGCGGTGCTGTTCACCTCTGGTTATACCGAAAATTCGATCGTCCACGGCGGCAAGCTCGATGCCGGGGTCGACCTGTTGTCGAAGCCGTATGCGCGTGAGGCGCTGGCGCGGAAATTCCGCGAAGTGCTTACCAATAGGCAGCGCAACGATGCTCCTGCCGCCAAGATCGCGCGCGATGCGCGTATCGAGGCCGAGCGCCGGCTCGACGCATCGGCGCGACGCACCGTGCTGCTGGTCGAGGACGACGAGATGATCCGCGCGAACACCGCCGAGATGCTGCAAGGCAGCGGCTTCGTGGTGGTTGACGCGGCGAGCGCGGAGGACGCGATGACCGCGCTCCAGACCGTGCCGATCGACGCGCTGGTGACGGACATCAACCTGCCGGGCGTATCGGGCCCGGACTTCGCCCGCACCGCGCGCGCGCTGCGGCCTGGCGTTGGGATCGTTTTTGCGAGCGGTGACATTGGATCGGTGCAAGGCGATATGGACGCAATCATGCTGGAGAAGCCGTACGGGCTGGATGCGCTGGCGGCGGCCGTGCTGGCATCGCTGGGGGAGACAGCGCTGGCGGAACCGCTGGCGGCGGACCGGGTGGACTCGCCGGAGTAG
- a CDS encoding SDR family NAD(P)-dependent oxidoreductase translates to MADKFAIITGASTGIGFELATLAAKDGYDILVVADEALIEAAARDFKQFGTDVQAVQADLSTIEGVDQLLAATNGRTVNLVCANAGRGLGQAFLDQDLAEWRKVVDTNVVGTAYLLQKILPPMVARNAGKVLVTGSIAGYIPGAFQAVYNGTKSFVDSFVAAIQNEIKDADGVTLTNLMPGPVDTEFFDRAHMMDTDVGTDPKKSDPADVAKDGWDALMSGKAAVVSGWKNKIQSSIANVTPNAVLAEMHRKMAEPGTAND, encoded by the coding sequence ATGGCTGATAAATTCGCAATCATCACTGGCGCCTCGACGGGCATCGGCTTCGAACTCGCCACGCTTGCCGCAAAGGATGGCTACGACATCCTGGTCGTAGCCGACGAAGCCTTGATCGAAGCGGCGGCGCGGGACTTCAAGCAGTTCGGCACCGACGTACAGGCGGTCCAGGCCGACCTCTCGACGATCGAAGGTGTCGACCAACTGCTAGCGGCAACGAACGGCCGGACGGTCAATCTGGTCTGCGCCAATGCCGGACGCGGGCTCGGCCAGGCATTCCTCGACCAGGACCTCGCGGAATGGCGCAAAGTGGTCGACACCAACGTCGTCGGTACGGCGTATCTGTTGCAGAAAATCCTGCCGCCGATGGTCGCGCGCAACGCGGGCAAGGTACTCGTGACCGGATCGATCGCAGGGTACATCCCCGGTGCGTTCCAGGCGGTCTACAACGGCACGAAGAGCTTCGTCGACAGCTTCGTCGCGGCGATCCAGAACGAGATCAAGGATGCGGACGGCGTCACGCTAACCAACCTGATGCCCGGCCCGGTCGATACCGAGTTCTTCGACCGCGCGCACATGATGGACACCGATGTCGGTACCGATCCGAAGAAGAGCGATCCGGCCGACGTCGCCAAGGACGGCTGGGACGCGCTGATGTCCGGCAAGGCGGCCGTCGTATCCGGCTGGAAGAACAAGATTCAGTCGTCGATCGCCAACGTAACGCCGAACGCCGTGCTCGCCGAGATGCACCGCAAGATGGCCGAACCCGGCACCGCGAACGACTGA
- a CDS encoding SRPBCC family protein, giving the protein MTESDPRDDAPLSASKRRDAVADATQDLADGKGSSIVARAVTINRPVGELFAYFRDFANLPTFMENVERIEVLDQRRSHWVVKGPAGKSYEWTSAVTDEVPDRLIEWSSEDGADVPNSGRVEFRDAGARGTVVTATILYDPPGGAIGKLIAKMFQREPAIQARRDLRRFKQLMETGEIATAAMNRKQHEEEMA; this is encoded by the coding sequence ATGACCGAAAGCGATCCCAGAGACGATGCTCCGTTAAGTGCTTCCAAGCGACGCGACGCCGTCGCGGACGCGACGCAGGACTTGGCCGACGGTAAGGGCAGCAGCATCGTTGCGCGCGCCGTAACGATCAACCGCCCTGTCGGCGAGCTGTTCGCCTATTTCCGAGACTTCGCGAACCTTCCGACCTTCATGGAGAATGTCGAGCGCATTGAAGTCCTCGATCAGCGTCGCTCGCACTGGGTAGTCAAGGGCCCCGCCGGCAAGTCCTATGAATGGACATCGGCCGTCACGGACGAAGTGCCGGACCGGCTGATCGAATGGTCGTCCGAAGACGGCGCAGACGTCCCGAACAGTGGCCGTGTCGAGTTCCGCGATGCCGGCGCCCGTGGCACGGTCGTGACTGCCACGATCCTGTACGATCCGCCGGGCGGCGCGATCGGCAAGCTGATCGCGAAGATGTTCCAGCGCGAGCCCGCAATCCAGGCGCGCCGCGACCTGCGACGTTTCAAGCAATTGATGGAAACCGGCGAGATCGCGACCGCCGCGATGAACCGCAAGCAGCATGAAGAGGAGATGGCCTGA
- a CDS encoding formate--tetrahydrofolate ligase encodes METDIAIARSVALRPIAAIADSLHIPDEAIEPYGRYKAKISLEWLNARKSSANGKLILVTAINPTPAGEGKTTTSIGLADALRHTGRKAVLALREPSLGPCFGTKGGATGGGRAQVAPMEDINLHFTGDFHAITAAHNLLAAMIDNHIHWGNALQIDVRRVVWRRVLDMNDRALRDIVQSIGGVANGYPRESGFDITVASEVMAILCLADGLADMERRLGDIVVAYTRDRTPITARDLKADGAMAVLLAEAIKPNLVQSLEGTPAFLHGGPFANIAHGCNSVIATRAALSLGDYVVTEAGFGADLGAEKFFDIKCRQAGLAPDAVVIVATARALKMNGGVAKADLGREDVDAVRRGAVNLVRHIENIRQFGVPAVVAINHFYTDSDAEIAAIVEAAAQHGSRAILCRHWAEGGEGAVELADAVAELCDTHGGGFAPIYGDELSLFDKIDTVARRIYRAEHAVAEPSVLAQLKRWEDAGYGHLPVCLAKTQYSFSTDPALLGAPTGHIVPVREVRLAAGAGFVVAICGEIMTMPGLPRIPAAEAIRLNDEGLIEGLF; translated from the coding sequence ATGGAAACCGATATCGCCATCGCTCGCAGCGTCGCCCTGCGCCCTATCGCCGCCATCGCGGACAGCCTGCACATTCCCGACGAGGCGATCGAGCCTTACGGTCGGTACAAGGCGAAGATCTCGCTCGAATGGCTGAACGCGCGCAAGTCTTCGGCGAACGGCAAGCTCATTCTCGTCACGGCGATCAATCCAACCCCGGCAGGCGAAGGCAAGACCACCACCTCGATCGGGCTTGCCGACGCGCTGCGCCATACCGGGCGCAAGGCGGTGCTGGCGTTACGCGAACCATCGCTCGGACCCTGCTTCGGCACCAAGGGCGGCGCGACCGGCGGCGGGCGCGCGCAGGTCGCGCCGATGGAGGACATCAACCTCCACTTCACCGGCGATTTCCACGCGATCACGGCCGCGCACAACCTGCTGGCGGCGATGATCGACAACCACATCCACTGGGGTAACGCGCTCCAGATCGACGTGCGCCGCGTGGTCTGGCGGCGCGTGCTCGACATGAACGATCGGGCGCTTAGGGATATCGTCCAGTCGATCGGTGGCGTCGCCAACGGCTATCCGCGCGAGTCCGGCTTCGACATTACCGTCGCGTCGGAGGTGATGGCGATCCTGTGCCTCGCCGACGGGCTCGCCGACATGGAGCGACGGTTGGGCGATATCGTCGTCGCCTACACGCGTGACCGCACGCCGATCACTGCACGCGACCTGAAGGCCGATGGCGCGATGGCCGTGCTGCTGGCGGAGGCGATCAAGCCCAACCTCGTCCAGTCGCTCGAAGGCACGCCCGCCTTTCTGCACGGCGGCCCATTCGCCAACATCGCTCACGGCTGCAACTCGGTAATCGCAACGCGCGCCGCCCTGTCGCTTGGGGATTACGTCGTGACCGAAGCGGGCTTCGGCGCGGACCTCGGTGCGGAGAAGTTCTTCGACATCAAATGCCGTCAGGCGGGGCTCGCTCCCGACGCGGTGGTGATCGTTGCGACCGCACGCGCGCTGAAGATGAACGGCGGTGTCGCCAAGGCTGACCTGGGGCGTGAAGACGTGGACGCAGTACGCCGCGGTGCGGTCAACCTCGTCCGCCACATCGAGAACATCCGTCAGTTCGGCGTGCCCGCGGTCGTCGCGATCAACCATTTCTACACCGACAGCGACGCGGAAATCGCCGCGATCGTCGAAGCGGCGGCGCAGCATGGTTCGCGCGCGATTCTCTGTCGGCATTGGGCGGAGGGCGGCGAAGGTGCGGTCGAACTGGCCGATGCGGTTGCCGAACTGTGCGACACGCATGGCGGCGGGTTCGCGCCGATCTACGGCGATGAGCTGTCGCTGTTCGACAAGATCGACACCGTCGCGCGTCGCATCTACCGCGCCGAACACGCGGTCGCGGAGCCGAGCGTGCTGGCGCAGTTGAAGCGCTGGGAAGATGCTGGCTACGGCCACCTGCCGGTCTGCCTCGCGAAGACTCAGTATAGCTTCTCAACGGACCCCGCCCTGCTCGGCGCGCCGACCGGACACATCGTGCCGGTGCGCGAGGTCCGTCTCGCAGCGGGTGCCGGGTTCGTGGTCGCGATCTGCGGAGAGATCATGACGATGCCGGGCCTGCCGCGGATTCCAGCGGCGGAAGCGATCCGGTTGAACGACGAGGGCCTGATCGAAGGACTTTTCTAA
- a CDS encoding DUF4142 domain-containing protein: MTRFLTAAALIALPIAAVSAQAPMPASTYVMKAGAGDLYEKTSSQILLETTTNPKLKSFAQMMIADHTKSTEDVKVAAMAANVKVAPPKLDPMGAKNVAALRAAKGTARDRLYVTQQKAAHAKALTLQQGYAAKGTVPGLKTVAAGIVPVVQTHITELQTM, translated from the coding sequence ATGACACGATTTCTGACCGCCGCCGCGCTGATCGCGCTGCCGATCGCCGCCGTTTCGGCCCAAGCGCCGATGCCTGCGTCGACCTATGTGATGAAGGCCGGTGCCGGCGACCTGTACGAGAAGACGTCGAGCCAGATCCTGCTCGAGACGACCACCAATCCGAAGCTCAAGAGCTTTGCGCAGATGATGATCGCCGATCACACGAAAAGCACCGAAGACGTGAAGGTCGCGGCGATGGCGGCGAACGTAAAGGTCGCACCGCCGAAGCTCGATCCGATGGGGGCCAAGAACGTCGCGGCACTCCGCGCAGCGAAGGGTACGGCGCGCGACCGGCTGTACGTGACGCAGCAGAAGGCGGCACACGCCAAGGCACTGACGTTGCAGCAGGGCTATGCGGCAAAGGGCACCGTACCGGGCTTGAAGACGGTTGCGGCCGGGATCGTGCCGGTCGTTCAGACGCATATCACCGAACTGCAGACGATGTAA
- a CDS encoding isocitrate lyase: MTYQTHIAQLTNLIADRNGTWDAISPESVARMRLQNRFTTGLDIARYTAEIMRKDMAAYDADPAHYTQSLGCWHGFIAQQKMISIKKHFGTTDRRYLYLSGWMVAAMRSEFGPLPDQSMHEKTSVPALIEELYTFLRQADARELGMMFRDVDAARAAGNAIEEQRLLNAIENHQTHVVPIIADIDAGFGNAEATYLLARKMIEAGACALQIENQVSDEKQCGHQDGKVTVPHEDFLAKVRACRYAFLELGVEDGIIVTRTDSLGAGLTKQIAVSKKAGDLGDQYNSYLDCEEIDPATAQNGDVILNGGGKLLRPKRLPSNLFQFRAGTGEDRCVMDCIASLQNGADLLWIETEKPHIEQIAGMVDRIREVVPNAKLVYNNSPSFNWTLNFRQQVFDAWSAAGEDVSAYDRARLMSVDYDGTTLADEADERIRTFQADSAKRAGIFHHLITLPTYHTAALSTDNLAKEYFGDAGMLGYVKGVQRKEIREGIACVKHQNMSGSDLGDDHKEYFAGEAALKAGGAHNTMNQFAA, translated from the coding sequence GTGACCTACCAGACGCACATCGCCCAGTTGACCAACCTCATTGCCGACCGGAACGGTACGTGGGACGCGATCTCGCCCGAGTCCGTCGCGCGCATGCGGCTCCAGAACCGGTTCACCACTGGGCTCGACATCGCACGCTATACCGCCGAAATTATGCGCAAGGACATGGCCGCCTATGACGCGGATCCGGCGCATTACACGCAGTCGCTCGGTTGCTGGCACGGGTTCATCGCGCAGCAGAAGATGATCAGCATCAAGAAACATTTCGGCACGACCGATCGCCGGTATCTCTACCTGTCGGGCTGGATGGTCGCGGCGATGCGGAGCGAATTCGGCCCGCTGCCGGACCAGTCGATGCACGAGAAGACCAGCGTGCCCGCTCTGATCGAGGAACTCTACACCTTCTTGCGGCAGGCCGATGCGCGTGAACTCGGCATGATGTTCCGCGATGTCGATGCGGCACGCGCCGCCGGTAACGCGATCGAGGAACAGCGCCTGCTGAACGCGATCGAGAACCACCAGACGCACGTCGTGCCCATCATCGCCGACATCGATGCGGGCTTCGGCAATGCGGAGGCGACGTACCTACTCGCACGGAAGATGATCGAGGCGGGGGCGTGCGCCCTCCAGATCGAGAACCAGGTCAGCGACGAGAAGCAGTGTGGGCACCAAGACGGCAAGGTCACCGTGCCGCACGAGGACTTCCTCGCGAAGGTCCGCGCGTGCCGCTACGCGTTCCTCGAACTCGGCGTCGAGGACGGCATTATCGTCACGCGTACCGACTCGCTCGGCGCCGGCCTCACCAAGCAGATCGCGGTCAGCAAAAAGGCGGGCGATCTCGGCGACCAGTATAATTCGTACCTCGACTGCGAGGAGATCGACCCCGCCACCGCGCAGAACGGCGACGTTATTCTCAACGGCGGCGGCAAGCTGCTCCGTCCGAAGCGCCTGCCGTCGAACCTGTTCCAGTTCCGTGCGGGGACCGGCGAGGATCGCTGCGTGATGGATTGCATCGCATCGCTACAGAACGGCGCGGACCTGCTGTGGATCGAGACCGAGAAGCCGCACATTGAGCAGATCGCCGGCATGGTCGACCGCATCCGCGAGGTCGTTCCGAACGCCAAGCTCGTCTACAACAATTCTCCGTCGTTCAACTGGACGCTGAACTTCCGCCAGCAGGTGTTCGATGCATGGTCGGCTGCGGGCGAGGACGTCTCGGCCTATGATCGCGCGCGTTTGATGAGTGTCGATTATGATGGCACGACGCTTGCCGACGAGGCCGACGAACGCATCCGCACCTTCCAGGCGGACTCGGCAAAGCGGGCGGGGATCTTCCACCATTTGATCACGCTGCCGACGTATCACACGGCGGCGCTTTCGACCGACAACCTCGCCAAGGAGTATTTCGGGGATGCGGGAATGCTCGGCTATGTGAAGGGCGTCCAGCGCAAGGAAATCCGCGAGGGGATCGCCTGCGTGAAGCACCAGAACATGTCTGGCTCCGATCTCGGCGACGATCATAAGGAGTATTTCGCGGGTGAGGCTGCTCTGAAGGCTGGCGGCGCGCACAATACTATGAATCAGTTCGCGGCCTGA